One genomic segment of Cyanobacteriota bacterium includes these proteins:
- a CDS encoding DNA-processing protein DprA: MSQSIELPKVDDFLQELAMIQQVSSKRIALLGSRHVPLTHQHLIEMMTYALVLSGNRVITSGATGTNAAVIRGAMRADSNLLTVILPQSLSRQPRESQEQLEQVIHLVESPENDNLSLAEASFLCNQEIISRCQQLICFAFHDSQTLLRTCQDAEEQRKVVTLFYFD, translated from the coding sequence TTGAGCCAGTCTATTGAGTTACCGAAAGTGGACGATTTCCTGCAAGAGCTGGCAATGATTCAGCAAGTTAGCTCTAAGCGGATTGCCCTCTTGGGGTCTCGTCATGTGCCCCTCACCCATCAACACCTAATCGAAATGATGACCTATGCCTTAGTGCTGTCGGGTAATCGTGTTATTACCTCTGGCGCTACGGGCACTAACGCCGCAGTGATTCGAGGGGCTATGCGGGCAGACTCTAACCTGCTGACTGTAATTTTGCCTCAAAGTCTGAGCCGCCAACCCCGTGAGTCTCAAGAGCAGCTAGAACAAGTCATTCACCTAGTTGAAAGTCCTGAAAACGACAACTTATCCTTAGCAGAAGCTAGTTTCCTGTGCAACCAGGAGATTATCTCACGGTGCCAGCAACTGATTTGCTTTGCCTTTCACGATAGCCAAACCCTGCTGAGGACTTGTCAAGACGCTGAAGAGCAACGTAAAGTTGTGACGCTATTTTATTTTGATTAG
- a CDS encoding DUF2499 domain-containing protein, with amino-acid sequence MHALSIPTWIIHISSVIEWIVAIWLVWSYGDVKNDRSWRILSIAMLPALVSAMCACTWHFFDNAPTLEWLVTLQAAMTLVGNTTICLAAWWIWRSQTKLQN; translated from the coding sequence ATGCATGCCCTTTCGATTCCTACTTGGATTATTCACATCTCGAGTGTCATTGAGTGGATTGTGGCTATCTGGCTCGTGTGGAGCTACGGCGATGTCAAGAACGATCGCTCGTGGCGTATCCTGTCGATAGCCATGTTGCCTGCTCTCGTTAGTGCAATGTGTGCCTGCACGTGGCACTTTTTTGACAATGCTCCCACCCTAGAGTGGCTAGTAACCCTGCAAGCTGCCATGACCTTAGTGGGCAATACTACGATCTGTCTGGCTGCGTGGTGGATTTGGCGATCGCAGACCAAACTCCAGAACTAG
- a CDS encoding ABC transporter ATP-binding protein — translation MAQLELRHLHKSYSPKVIPVKDFSVTVEDGEFLTLLGPSGCGKSTLLRLIAGLEVPTRGQIIIGNRDVTPLGASDRNIAMVFQSYALYPHMTVYANMASGLRLRQVPEADIQQRVHDIAQILGLEALLDRKPSQLSGGQRQRVAVGRALVRRPDVFLLDEPLSNLDALLRERVRAELKQVFASQNAPVVYVTHDQVEAMTLSSRVAVLYDGDLQQLDSPQQIYSRPANQFVAGFVGSPQMNLIPLPCQQGYAYLGDTRIPLPPGFSAPEQITLGIRPEHVELAIANTDPSQTIALSGKISLVENLGIQTLVSVLMPTNSQEFTAIRALLPVDTYTIGDTIDLCIPLQAMHWFDGQTGDRLF, via the coding sequence ATGGCACAACTTGAGTTACGACATCTTCATAAGAGCTACAGTCCAAAAGTGATTCCCGTCAAAGATTTTTCGGTCACTGTGGAAGACGGAGAGTTTTTAACGTTGCTAGGGCCGTCTGGCTGCGGTAAATCTACCCTGTTGCGGTTAATTGCTGGTCTAGAAGTCCCCACCCGTGGACAAATCATCATTGGTAACCGTGATGTTACACCCTTGGGGGCGAGCGATCGCAACATTGCCATGGTGTTCCAAAGCTATGCTCTTTATCCCCATATGACTGTCTATGCCAATATGGCCTCTGGCTTGCGGCTGCGGCAGGTACCAGAGGCCGACATTCAACAGCGTGTCCATGATATTGCCCAAATTTTAGGGTTGGAAGCATTGCTCGATCGTAAACCTAGTCAACTGTCTGGTGGGCAACGCCAACGAGTGGCTGTAGGTCGTGCCTTGGTGCGTCGTCCGGATGTATTTTTGCTCGATGAACCCCTGAGCAACCTGGATGCCTTACTGCGGGAGCGTGTTCGGGCAGAACTCAAGCAAGTGTTTGCTAGTCAAAATGCCCCTGTGGTCTATGTCACCCACGATCAAGTGGAAGCTATGACCCTCTCTAGCAGAGTTGCTGTGCTTTACGATGGCGATTTGCAGCAGCTTGACTCACCCCAGCAAATTTATAGCCGTCCTGCCAACCAATTTGTAGCTGGGTTTGTGGGTAGTCCGCAAATGAACTTGATCCCATTACCCTGTCAGCAAGGCTATGCCTACCTAGGTGACACTCGTATTCCACTACCCCCAGGGTTTAGCGCCCCAGAGCAGATCACCCTGGGTATTCGTCCAGAGCACGTGGAGCTGGCGATCGCCAACACTGATCCTTCTCAAACCATTGCCCTCTCAGGAAAAATTAGCTTGGTGGAAAACTTGGGCATTCAGACGCTCGTTAGTGTTCTGATGCCAACAAATTCTCAGGAATTTACAGCCATACGGGCATTGCTACCAGTTGATACTTACACTATTGGTGATACGATTGACCTATGTATTCCCCTACAAGCAATGCACTGGTTTGATGGGCAAACCGGCGATCGTCTGTTCTAG
- the purF gene encoding amidophosphoribosyltransferase, producing MIPKATLQQEPPDKPEEACGVFGIYAPGEDVSKLAYFGLYALQHRGQESAGIATFDGDRVYVHKDMGLVSQVFTESILQNLTGTLAIGHNRYSTTGSSRVVNAQPALAETPIGTLALAHNGNLVNAAELRAELLQQNCTFVTTTDSELIALAIAEAAKTTDDWLKAAIKAFHRCHGAFSLVIGTPLGIIGTRDPYGIRPLVIGTLPSTNVPGDIHYVLASETCALDIIGANYLRDVEPGELVWITAQGLTSFYWSQPQRKLCIFEMIYFARPDSIMHDESLYSYRLRIGQQLAREAPAEADIVVGVPDSGIPASIGYSQVSGIPYAEGLIKNRYVGRTFIQPTQAMRESGIRMKLNPLRDVLTGKRLVIVDDSIVRGTTSRKLVKALRDAGATEIHMRVSSPPVTHPCFYGIDTDNQDQLIGATKSVAEIATQIGVDSLAYLSWDGMLAATRSNPNSFCSACFTGDYPISVPEPLKRSKLMLET from the coding sequence CCGCAGGCATTGCTACCTTTGATGGTGATCGCGTCTACGTCCATAAAGACATGGGACTAGTCTCCCAGGTTTTCACAGAGTCTATCCTGCAAAATTTGACGGGTACTCTTGCCATTGGCCACAACCGTTACTCCACCACAGGGTCTAGCCGAGTCGTTAATGCCCAACCTGCGCTAGCAGAAACTCCCATAGGCACCCTAGCTCTAGCCCACAATGGCAACTTGGTAAACGCTGCTGAACTGCGAGCAGAACTGTTGCAACAAAACTGCACGTTCGTCACTACCACTGATTCAGAATTGATTGCACTGGCGATCGCCGAAGCTGCTAAAACCACAGATGACTGGCTTAAGGCCGCTATAAAAGCCTTTCACCGGTGTCATGGAGCCTTCAGTCTAGTGATTGGCACTCCCCTTGGCATTATCGGCACCAGAGACCCTTACGGCATTCGTCCTCTGGTGATTGGTACCCTGCCTAGCACAAATGTTCCTGGAGACATCCACTACGTCTTGGCTTCAGAAACCTGCGCCCTTGACATTATTGGCGCAAACTATCTTCGCGACGTAGAACCTGGTGAGCTAGTGTGGATTACTGCCCAAGGACTGACTTCCTTTTACTGGAGCCAACCTCAACGCAAGCTGTGCATTTTCGAGATGATCTATTTCGCTCGTCCTGATAGCATCATGCACGACGAGTCGTTGTATAGCTATCGACTACGCATTGGTCAGCAACTAGCCAGGGAGGCTCCGGCAGAGGCAGACATTGTTGTGGGGGTTCCTGACTCTGGCATCCCTGCCAGCATTGGCTACTCGCAAGTTTCGGGTATTCCCTACGCCGAAGGGTTAATCAAGAATCGCTACGTGGGCCGCACATTTATTCAGCCAACCCAGGCCATGCGCGAGTCGGGTATTCGCATGAAGCTTAACCCCCTAAGGGATGTGTTAACCGGAAAGCGGTTAGTAATTGTGGACGATTCAATCGTCCGGGGCACCACTAGCCGTAAGCTGGTCAAAGCCTTGCGTGATGCGGGTGCAACCGAAATTCACATGCGTGTCTCATCTCCACCAGTCACCCACCCCTGCTTCTATGGCATCGATACAGATAATCAAGACCAACTCATTGGTGCCACCAAGTCAGTTGCCGAGATTGCTACTCAAATAGGAGTGGACTCCCTAGCCTACCTCAGTTGGGATGGAATGCTAGCAGCTACTCGCAGTAACCCCAACAGTTTCTGTTCAGCTTGCTTTACGGGCGACTATCCCATTTCCGTACCAGAACCTCTAAAACGGTCTAAACTAATGCTGGAAACGTGA